The Nematostella vectensis chromosome 6, jaNemVect1.1, whole genome shotgun sequence region TTCCGTAATAACGGCATTTCCATACAGAAAGAGTTGTCTTTACATTGAAAGAGTCATAAGGATTTCTGTCAATCTCCATTTTGTTATCCTAATACGAAATTCACGAGATCTCTTTCtacatattttgtaaaattccCCATGTTGTTTTCGTTTTTCGTGGTCTTCTTTTTGTCAATTGTTTGCTTTGCGTATTGTTTTACTGTCCTTTGTTCTTTGCGTTCCATCGTACTTAGCTCATTAGTCCTTTCTATTGGTTGTTACCTAGTATTGGGTTTTATGTAAATGTCGTCAGTTTTGGCCAGCGCTCAGAGGAGTACGCTACCATTAAGGTAATATTGGTTTCATTTTTCTTGTAATCTCCCTTCTCTCGATCTCTTCacgttgttgttacatatcacgtTGATTTTTACATATCCGGGTGATACATAAGCAACCACACCTGTCGTTTTGGTCTTTTCTGTAATCATGAACGTATTTTTGATAATAGGAGATACTTTGCGCtgatttatttgcatttttgtcACACATTTCTTCCGTAATAACGGCATTTCCATACAGAAAGAGTTGTCTTTACATTGAAAGAGTCATAAGGATTTCTGTCAATCTCCATTTTGTTATCCTAATACGAAATTCACGAGATCTCTTTCtacatattttgtaaaattccCCATGTTGTTTTCGTTTTTCGTGGTCTTCTTTTTGTCAATTGTTTGCTTTGCGTATTGTTTTACTGTCCTTTGTTCTTTGCGTTCCATCGTACTTAGCTCATTAGTCCTTTCTATTGGTTGTTACCTAGTATTGGGTTTTATGTAAATGTCGTCAGTTTTGGCCAGCGCTCAGAGGAGTACGCTACCGTTAAGGTAATATTGGTTTCATTTTTCTTGTAATCTCCCTTCTCTCGATCTCTTCACGTTTTAGTCAAACTGGTTTGGTTTGTTTCAGTACCGTTAGTTGTAAATAAACGCGTCACTTATGCTAGCTACAGTTCGTACCAGGAAAGGGCGAAAGAAGCTATAGAGAACTGTGTGATTCTCCCAGAGGAACAAGTCTATAAAGCTGCAAAAAAGATTTTAGAAGAAAACTTTGATCTATGTAATGTGATCAAAAGATCGTTAATCAACCAAGTCGTCAAAGGGTCGTCAAAAAGCTCAAATGATCTGCGCAAAAGATTGTCATGCGCCTTCCAGTACACATGCAAGCCAAGTGGGCGGTAGAATCTGGGAAGTTCATCGAGGTGAGGTTAGATCCAACATTTAATACCCGAACGGACTTTACTGATAGAAGAGCACTAGTGGCTAATACCGAATTTGGTACAATCTATattttccgaatgtaattGACACATTTGCGTATCTGATCAATGTTTTCTGTATGTAATCGATATCCCATGATGTAGTTTTAACATCTAGTTACGTTGTTAGTAATGGcttttgctattttgtatCTTGCACAGCGGAATGTGAAGGAAATGTACCTCGGCTGGTTCCGGAAATCTCACCCGCTGTTCACTTCAAAATCTGATACCAACAGGTGAGGAAAAAATTCCATAGCCGTAGTATCTAGTCAGTAATTAagctaatatatagatttaggcactgcctaaaagcggagccagcattgaacaccttttgtaTTGACTGATCGAAGTATTTtggggggatctaggatcctgctctttactgagatttattggaccaaccaaatggatgcAGGCcctattcaataatttaaattatgcagtacatcaaagttaacaaacacaattcctggtgtaaatatggctgtcaaagttgtcaaaagtctaatggtaaattcttatttccccaccatagaagttccattaggAATATTCTTATAATCAAACCAATactccgacaagctttgcccttgtgcagaatatgtcatggatgtaacagcatttcaaagattccagataatatatttagactgtttaaatgccatactgtaatttgaAGGTATCAATTTAGTGGTGATTCTCTCCTTTATTGGactgaatattcagaaaaatttctggaaattaaaatccacaaatgTATCTCCTTcaatgcattacatattggtgcacccaccctttaccatatagtggccttgttgttggtgacctactccaaaatgaatgcaatagAGAAAAAACcgattgattttggaagcaaaccctaaaaaaatacatctaagacatcactgacagtgctaaaatgctaacttctaatttcaaaccaaactctttcattgatctatatttggggtagagaggaaacagcaaagaatatcaattgactaaaaaaatagtcgacgggagaggagaaataaaggaaaccgactcaacttgaaaggtttgatgaaaaaaatatgagaataatgaaaataattattgacatttccccttttccattatcttaacccttccacaaccacaggcctctaaagaggccaagcctatgctatccaagctatgtgaacataGCATtcaaattctattattgaaaaagaacatggTTGTTGCTTAGTGTTATATAGTATAAGTATCTTGTcctaaaaaaacccttcccctcaTAAAAGtcccattaatgtacatttgtaaagctacattccaacaagctttgtccttaagaacaagtaatggattAAACAAGATTCCAAAGATAttatatagtgtcagacacagtTTTAGAtgagatgcaatactgaagtttcCATGTGGTGATTTCCCATCctcatgggaattaatatctacaaatatacatccagtaaagcattatattttggtgtttttataAACCCTGGATCCATCCATTCcagtaaaataaaactaaacttctaaaataaatgtaatgggaaagagactgacttggaaaggaaatcctaaaaaagatataagtgaaagtactaaatgaaaatttctaatttaaaaatcaaatttgttcatttatttattttttgtgtagaggggaaatagcaaatagcatcaattgcataaaaataggagaagtaaaaggaagaaatatgactcttttttaaatgtttgaaaagaaaatataacaataataattatatgataattatattcagtactttcctaaaaaatatcccctttcccattatctttaggttgataaaaaactgttttctttacagatttattatttaaaaagcaaaagtttgtttttagttttatattatataagtatcttgttctaaaaaaaacatattgagtgtgtactgctgaatcacatagtaatgaactagtcatttgagccccctccctcATGGTCCAGCAGAAgccaggggttaatgtggggttttaggccactttttaaccagaatatgtcaagaggggtggtggtactggctgtttttttactcttaacttggaaaaatgctttgaaaaaagtctaatcccccaccctttcctggaACCATGGATGTGGGGTaccaaatgactagtgaataagaactccctactattctcttcaagacatggtttttaattcccatgtcttccagtctttagcattcatcttggccctcaggtagttcctggttcatgaaagagtgaaaacaattatttattatatttttcaaaacaatcttttgatcaagccatttataatctaactaattttccacaactattagaaaaaaataaacacatgagatgcaagatgcagacaataacaacaatacatattgacgATAGGGGTTGatctttttttatcctcggtaaggaaaatttctcttgtaagttgaataagttgctgtatcttctaaggataaaatgatggttgaaggctttcatagaaagtgctcaatactcgaaagtagagcggtgtatagtgttggtttgagaaaaatacaaactacataggtttccctacaggtctgtttcgtggttgcccactcatcaggggattcttctaaggatatgtatcttcttaggactaagagcacaggatataaatacAAGAACGGTATTCTttttagcagtatttgacaaatgcaacacgatattggttagcctttatgaaatatctcaaaacaatcaatctgccctgaagaagtcttattaaagtcgaaaatttggcagagtcgaatcccagtttttggtgtattgtattttattcaacacatccaagaatatagataaaaacgAAGAATGCCAAAACAAAagctgttatgctcaaataatttgattactaaataagtactcgcattcttaaagcaaacaaaaagggcaacaaaagcccaataactgtcatatcctcaatagacaatacaaatcgtcgtccgaaactcaccttgcattgtttttttgatcgctttcttgtggttgtgCTCGCtctgttacttgcttaaatttactagctaaaaccagataaatcttggcgtgaatgaatgtcagtagatctcctctagttgactttatccttaagtcacacaatttgaggcaaaataaataatcatcgcataatcgacaagaaccTTTCCtcttgctccgtgcttgtattcagtcgccatttcggggccgagtggggcctgggagtcgcgcggctgactgactgactggctagcgagtgacaccacagggtacccgcgcggtgaccacaaaaaccaagtcgcatacctataccatattttctatgcctatggagCTACGCGCGCGGCATGCTATAATGAAGTTAAACTATTTTCAGAGTGATCTCATAAGAACAGTTAAGCTGATCTAGATGATTTTCTTTACGGAACAATGTCTTCATGCTTGTTTTTACGCCATGTTGCTGTCATTCTTCTCATTGATAGCAGAAAATCCGGAAAATGTTCAGCGAATCGGTAGCAGATTGCCTTTTGAATCCTTCCAAGGCGTTTCTTAGTTAAATCACATAGGAAATATTAGTTCTTTATGTTTTAATTTGCTTTTTATCGGCATAAAAATAGCCAAATTCCGGCCAACAATCGTGAAATCCGCCATGCTCGAATTCGCGCTTTGACAACTGCGCATgcgtgacatttttttttatcctctcACATACGGcaactttaaaataaaatagctcTTCGGTGGAATACGATATGGATAAAGTAAGATATCCTTTTGAAGATGAGCATGTGCTGATGGAAATTAGACTTTACTTTAATCAAGGCGCGCGGTTATTGTACTTACATTTTCGCTAAAGACAGGGTTCTGCGTATTTCGGCCCCTAACCCCCGAAATAAGACTTTACTTTAATCAAGGCGCGCGGTTATTGTACTTACATTTTCGCTAAAGACAGGGTTCTGCGTATTTCGGCCCctaaccacaggtaacccaagcactcggtttgtattctagtacgcaagagaatttgtatagtggtaaaaaaaaaaaaaattaaaaaaaatagacatcATATTCTTTTCTCTTTGTGATTTCCCCTAAGTATTATGGGCCCATTTTACTCACTCGTTTCCCTTTCAGCACCCGTCTGGTATATACAAATTCTCTTGCGTACTAGAATACAAACCGAatgcttgggttacctgtgcccTAACTAAAAACAAATCCCTTTAGAAAAACATAGGTACGCAGTGCGTGCGTGAAGCTATTTGCAATATTACTTCAGTTGCTTATTGCTTGTTTGAGccatacagaaaaaaaatgtgttatgAGA contains the following coding sequences:
- the LOC116617331 gene encoding uncharacterized protein LOC116617331 produces the protein MICAKDCHAPSSTHASQVGGRIWEVHRGERNVKEMYLGWFRKSHPLFTSKSDTNRDSDGDIVHPLPRVKRMLYQKPFVCRMWYRDVEEGGGVKAINHAHRRYL